One stretch of Amycolatopsis sp. NBC_00345 DNA includes these proteins:
- a CDS encoding alpha/beta fold hydrolase has protein sequence MTAITLHRPDVELAGTRAGDGPGVLLLHAGGERREVWRPIAETLARNGYRCTAYDLRGHGDSGADGADELAAHAGDVAAMIAAEPIPPTVVGASLGGLATLLALGNPDLARRVSGVVLVDVVAELAPVRVRAFLDGVRDGYGDHPLVRDALNQGPRLVAGAERLAGLPTLLVLAERSVLTEQDRRRFTDRVPHAGVASVPGTSHLVARDAPEQLTRLLLDHLSSPPVRRRRIDWLLEAGEVSDIPHPGGTLRAHLDRTADTLEAWGAPAWLVDAGRLHAAHGTDGFPAGIPGLTSAAILAAAGAEAEQLVALYGRCDRARSYPTLHTDSPKIVDRHTSEGRHVPPDQVRAFAELTAANELDVVRHSRSIATGHGPALSRLFARWEPLLSRGAREEWSAMARELSSSWA, from the coding sequence ATGACGGCGATCACCCTGCACCGTCCGGATGTGGAGCTGGCCGGCACCCGGGCCGGCGACGGGCCCGGCGTGCTGCTGCTGCACGCCGGCGGTGAGCGGCGAGAGGTGTGGCGGCCGATCGCGGAAACCTTGGCCCGCAACGGCTATCGCTGCACGGCCTACGACCTGCGCGGCCACGGCGACAGCGGCGCGGACGGCGCCGACGAGCTGGCCGCGCACGCCGGCGATGTCGCCGCGATGATCGCCGCCGAGCCGATCCCGCCGACCGTGGTCGGCGCGTCCCTCGGCGGCCTGGCCACCTTGCTCGCCCTGGGGAACCCGGACCTGGCTCGCCGGGTGTCCGGAGTGGTGCTGGTCGACGTGGTAGCCGAGCTGGCCCCAGTCCGGGTACGCGCGTTCCTCGACGGGGTCCGCGACGGCTACGGCGACCACCCCCTCGTGCGGGACGCGCTGAACCAGGGCCCGCGCCTCGTGGCAGGCGCCGAGCGGCTGGCCGGGCTGCCGACGTTGCTCGTGCTCGCCGAACGGTCCGTCCTCACGGAACAGGACCGGCGGCGGTTCACCGACCGGGTGCCGCACGCCGGCGTCGCGTCGGTGCCCGGAACGAGCCATCTGGTGGCCCGCGACGCGCCGGAGCAGCTGACGCGATTGCTGCTGGACCACCTGAGTTCGCCCCCGGTACGCCGTCGCCGGATCGACTGGCTGCTGGAGGCCGGCGAAGTGAGCGACATCCCGCATCCCGGAGGCACTCTCCGCGCCCACCTCGACCGCACCGCCGACACGCTGGAAGCGTGGGGTGCTCCCGCGTGGCTGGTGGACGCCGGACGGCTCCACGCCGCCCACGGCACCGACGGGTTCCCGGCCGGCATACCGGGTCTCACCTCCGCGGCGATCCTGGCCGCCGCGGGAGCCGAGGCCGAACAGCTCGTCGCCCTCTACGGCCGATGCGATCGCGCCCGCAGTTATCCGACGTTGCACACCGACAGCCCGAAGATCGTCGACCGGCACACCTCCGAAGGCCGGCACGTCCCGCCGGACCAGGTCAGGGCGTTCGCCGAATTGACCGCGGCGAACGAACTCGACGTCGTCCGGCACAGCCGATCGATCGCGACCGGCCACGGCCCGGCGTTGTCGCGGCTGTTCGCCCGATGGGAACCGCTGCTGTCCAGGGGTGCTCGTGAGGAGTGGTCCGCCATGGCGAGAGAGCTGTCGTCGAGCTGGGCCTGA
- a CDS encoding dihydroxy-acid dehydratase domain-containing protein: MNDKVDAIHAAMGRRIAERDLPVRLLAPNYSGGISDGQRNGTPQMRYSLIGRETTNDGLSLHFEGSDIRGVVAVVACDKPPVGTTAAIMERNVPAVVLSDGSIRPGTDPLTGETIDLVSCFQVAGDPDTAKRERWARNACPGHGSCGGMFTYNTMQTFIALLGLEPLHMVSPASEDPRRTEVFPEQLVDCLEIMTQRAITPRDLATPAAFRNATVVAIAMGGSTNVLLHAPEIARAAGIDFWAEVMSQHDFNQLSRTVPVLINARPFGKYSMVDIDAVGGLPVIVKELLDHGVLDGSTLTCTGETLAEQVTRLDPPAPDGEVVLSVAAPFKPTGGLRLLSGNLAPNGGAVIKLAGVETGIVGNRFVGRARVFDSERDLLRALIDTPDVFADQDMVVIRYEGPRGAPGMPEMLDPTSRITALCRQKGISVALMTDARFSGGSVGLVIGHVGPEAALGGPIALIEDGDTITVDLDHDTLDCAELADSATFEARLRRWQDEAASHGGEHPLVRPVTTRLLRRMRAAAATALEGAGMATPSGS, from the coding sequence GTGAACGACAAGGTCGACGCCATCCACGCCGCCATGGGGCGCCGGATCGCGGAGCGGGACCTGCCGGTCCGGTTGCTGGCGCCGAACTACTCGGGCGGGATCTCGGACGGGCAGCGCAACGGCACACCGCAGATGCGCTATTCCCTGATCGGCCGGGAGACGACCAACGACGGGCTGTCACTGCACTTCGAGGGCAGCGACATCCGTGGTGTGGTCGCTGTCGTCGCCTGTGACAAGCCGCCCGTCGGTACCACTGCGGCGATCATGGAACGCAACGTTCCCGCCGTGGTGCTCTCGGACGGCTCCATCCGCCCGGGCACGGATCCGCTGACCGGCGAGACGATCGACCTCGTCAGCTGCTTCCAGGTCGCGGGAGACCCGGATACGGCGAAGCGCGAGCGCTGGGCCCGCAACGCCTGCCCCGGGCACGGCAGCTGCGGTGGGATGTTCACCTACAACACCATGCAGACCTTCATCGCGCTGCTGGGGCTCGAACCGCTGCACATGGTGTCGCCCGCGTCCGAGGACCCGCGCCGGACCGAGGTGTTCCCCGAGCAGCTCGTGGACTGCCTGGAGATCATGACCCAGCGGGCCATCACTCCCCGCGACCTCGCCACGCCCGCCGCGTTCCGCAATGCCACGGTCGTGGCCATCGCGATGGGCGGATCGACGAACGTGCTGCTGCACGCACCCGAGATCGCCCGAGCCGCCGGGATCGACTTCTGGGCCGAGGTCATGTCCCAGCACGACTTCAACCAGCTCTCCCGGACCGTGCCGGTGCTGATCAACGCCCGCCCGTTCGGGAAGTACAGCATGGTGGACATCGATGCGGTCGGCGGTCTCCCGGTGATCGTCAAGGAACTCCTCGACCACGGCGTTCTCGACGGCTCGACCCTGACGTGCACCGGCGAGACCCTGGCCGAGCAGGTCACTCGCCTCGACCCGCCGGCACCGGATGGCGAGGTCGTCCTCAGCGTGGCCGCGCCGTTCAAACCGACCGGTGGCCTCCGCCTGCTCTCCGGCAATCTCGCCCCGAACGGCGGTGCGGTGATCAAGCTGGCCGGTGTCGAGACGGGCATCGTGGGCAACCGGTTCGTCGGGCGTGCACGGGTATTCGACAGCGAGCGGGACCTGCTGAGGGCCCTCATCGACACGCCGGACGTATTCGCGGATCAGGACATGGTCGTCATTCGCTACGAGGGGCCGCGCGGCGCGCCCGGAATGCCTGAGATGCTGGATCCGACGTCGCGCATCACTGCTCTGTGCAGGCAGAAGGGGATCTCTGTCGCGCTGATGACGGACGCGCGTTTCTCCGGCGGATCGGTCGGCCTGGTCATCGGGCACGTCGGGCCGGAGGCCGCTCTCGGCGGGCCGATCGCGTTGATCGAGGACGGGGACACGATCACCGTCGACCTCGACCACGACACACTCGACTGCGCCGAATTGGCCGACTCGGCGACGTTCGAGGCGAGGCTCCGGCGTTGGCAGGACGAGGCCGCCTCCCACGGCGGCGAGCATCCGCTTGTCCGGCCGGTCACGACGCGGTTGCTGCGTCGCATGCGTGCCGCTGCCGCCACGGCTCTAGAGGGTGCCGGGATGGCCACGCCTTCCGGTAGCTAG
- a CDS encoding amidohydrolase family protein yields the protein MIDVHSHATLDLGDGRDAGTNISLDFVPPWSPDAGLDLMDDVGIGMSVLSMPEAGVHFDDAENTVRARRINEYLTELATQHPTRRGAMAALPVTKIDAALDELAYALDVLDMDAVSLPTSVHDRYLGDPFFDPLFDELNRRAATVFVHPVQAKASEPLNLGLNQSLLEFPFDTTRMIANMIFSGAVRRFPDIKFIASHGGGTLPYLLSRLQILEPATGAGPGRATLSAQEVKEGAASFYYDLTAATSTAHLTALTEMVPASQLLVGFDIPFMPAPTMRPALEAIRGWAGFTAGDVEKILHRNAAGLFPKVAARLQRAVAASGGGA from the coding sequence GTGATCGACGTTCATTCCCACGCCACCCTGGATCTCGGCGACGGCCGTGACGCGGGTACGAACATCTCGCTGGACTTCGTGCCGCCATGGTCGCCCGACGCCGGGCTGGACCTGATGGACGACGTCGGCATCGGCATGTCCGTGCTGTCGATGCCGGAGGCGGGCGTGCACTTCGACGACGCCGAGAACACGGTGCGGGCGCGCCGGATCAACGAGTACCTGACCGAGCTCGCCACCCAGCACCCGACGCGCCGGGGCGCGATGGCGGCGTTGCCCGTGACGAAGATCGACGCCGCGCTCGACGAACTGGCCTACGCGCTCGACGTCCTGGACATGGACGCGGTCAGCCTGCCCACCAGCGTCCACGACCGTTACCTCGGCGACCCGTTCTTCGATCCGCTGTTCGACGAGCTGAACCGGCGCGCCGCGACGGTTTTCGTGCATCCCGTCCAGGCCAAAGCCTCGGAGCCGTTGAACCTCGGGCTCAACCAGTCGTTGCTGGAGTTCCCGTTCGACACCACCCGCATGATCGCCAACATGATCTTCAGTGGCGCGGTCCGGCGGTTCCCGGACATCAAGTTCATCGCCAGCCACGGCGGGGGCACGCTGCCGTATCTCCTGAGCCGCCTGCAGATCCTCGAACCGGCGACCGGCGCGGGCCCGGGCCGGGCGACGCTCAGCGCGCAGGAGGTCAAGGAGGGTGCGGCCTCGTTCTATTACGACCTCACGGCGGCCACGTCCACGGCGCACCTGACCGCGCTGACCGAGATGGTCCCCGCGTCCCAGTTGCTCGTCGGCTTCGACATCCCGTTCATGCCCGCGCCCACGATGCGCCCGGCGCTCGAGGCGATCCGCGGCTGGGCCGGGTTCACCGCCGGGGATGTCGAGAAGATCCTCCACCGCAACGCGGCCGGGCTGTTCCCGAAGGTCGCGGCGCGGCTTCAGCGGGCCGTTGCGGCCAGTGGCGGCGGCGCATGA
- a CDS encoding LysR family transcriptional regulator has translation MNLTQLESFLAVAHELHFAKAAQRLHRSPASVSEAVSALERAVGGPLFVRNSRRVELTQHGLAFLADIEEPYQQLERAHRVAWERGQKRYLAHVGHTAELGHLLLPGLYAATPRHEEFALKLWKPELMDTQEQERAVESGALDIGLCWPVRTRPTLRCFAAREVSLVAVLPGEDPLASQSTVRLEQLAGRPVLMTPRHDNPDLDRQVRTAFARTSSEQVDIREVARYDELTLQVATSRFAGLHPETIAVGNRVPNVYFREVEPAITTSICTVVREDYDDPMFDPLLDTLATLARELDLDG, from the coding sequence GTGAACCTGACACAGCTGGAGAGCTTCCTAGCGGTCGCCCACGAGCTGCATTTCGCGAAGGCGGCGCAGCGGTTGCATCGCAGTCCGGCCAGCGTGAGCGAGGCCGTCTCGGCCCTCGAGCGCGCAGTCGGCGGGCCGCTGTTCGTCCGCAACAGCCGCCGGGTGGAGCTCACCCAGCACGGCCTCGCGTTCCTGGCCGACATCGAAGAGCCGTACCAGCAGCTCGAGCGCGCCCATCGGGTCGCGTGGGAACGCGGGCAGAAGCGGTACCTGGCGCACGTCGGACACACCGCCGAGCTCGGCCACCTCCTGCTGCCGGGGTTGTACGCGGCAACGCCCCGCCACGAGGAATTCGCGCTCAAACTGTGGAAGCCCGAGCTCATGGACACTCAGGAGCAGGAGCGGGCGGTCGAGTCCGGCGCACTCGACATCGGGTTGTGCTGGCCGGTGCGGACGAGACCAACCTTGCGATGCTTCGCCGCACGCGAAGTATCACTCGTCGCCGTACTGCCCGGCGAAGACCCGCTCGCGAGTCAGTCCACGGTGAGGCTGGAGCAGCTCGCCGGACGACCGGTCCTGATGACTCCCCGTCACGACAATCCCGATCTCGATCGCCAGGTCCGCACGGCGTTCGCCCGGACGTCCTCCGAACAGGTCGATATCCGCGAGGTCGCCCGCTACGACGAGCTCACCCTGCAGGTCGCGACGAGCCGCTTCGCCGGCCTCCACCCCGAGACCATCGCCGTCGGCAACCGAGTGCCGAACGTCTACTTCCGCGAAGTGGAGCCGGCCATCACCACGTCCATCTGCACGGTGGTGCGCGAGGACTACGACGACCCCATGTTCGACCCGTTGCTGGACACGCTTGCCACCCTGGCACGCGAACTGGACCTCGACGGCTGA
- a CDS encoding nuclear transport factor 2 family protein has product MSDTAAISQVVLKERQARDRGWFDQEARCFHEDSRVRVSWFDGPGAEFVRRSRDLFAEGVRPTHRMSPPVVHVGGDRAVVEAPAEITVLHDFAGVRAYVVGYVRLLYRLLQRDAWKITFFDCIYERDTLVPVVHGEQVDIDPAILARFRQPYRYLGYHLYDAGSVVRDDLFGDDRPHEVEALYREAFAWMRRTDGE; this is encoded by the coding sequence ATGAGCGACACCGCGGCGATCAGCCAGGTCGTCCTGAAGGAGCGCCAAGCGCGTGACCGGGGCTGGTTCGACCAGGAGGCGCGGTGCTTCCACGAAGATTCCCGTGTCCGCGTCAGCTGGTTCGACGGGCCTGGTGCCGAGTTCGTTCGCCGGTCCCGTGACCTCTTCGCCGAGGGCGTGCGGCCGACCCACCGGATGTCCCCGCCGGTCGTGCACGTCGGCGGCGACCGGGCGGTCGTCGAAGCACCGGCCGAGATCACCGTGCTGCACGACTTCGCCGGCGTGCGGGCCTACGTCGTCGGGTACGTGCGGCTCCTCTACCGGCTGCTGCAACGCGATGCCTGGAAGATCACCTTCTTCGACTGCATCTACGAACGGGACACCCTGGTACCAGTGGTCCACGGGGAGCAGGTCGACATCGATCCCGCCATCCTGGCCCGTTTCCGGCAGCCCTACCGGTATCTGGGGTACCACCTGTATGACGCGGGCAGCGTCGTCCGGGACGACCTGTTCGGCGACGACCGTCCCCACGAGGTGGAAGCCCTGTACCGGGAGGCGTTCGCGTGGATGCGGCGCACGGACGGCGAGTGA
- a CDS encoding TetR/AcrR family transcriptional regulator, which yields MSSPRPKTARARAPRGTLSPEVIVHAAIELIDRDGLDAVTTRRLADQLGVRPMSLYTHFRDKDAILLAVTAELLSRFEWPDPGIDDVEWLRQVMHAYFRLFATYPAILQINVPSSEVAEVEARMSEQIYARLARLKVDHRTAIGLLATLIRFVLGCATLYPARRAWDEDPEHWERVRQQWTRLPAEMYPAMHAATTDFPTFTQWDVFEFGLDAILAPFGGARPV from the coding sequence ATGTCGTCGCCCAGGCCCAAGACAGCGCGCGCTCGCGCACCTCGCGGCACGCTCAGCCCCGAGGTCATCGTCCACGCGGCGATCGAGCTGATCGACCGCGACGGACTGGACGCGGTGACCACGCGCCGGCTCGCCGACCAGCTGGGCGTTCGCCCGATGTCGCTCTACACGCACTTCCGCGACAAGGACGCGATCCTGCTCGCGGTCACCGCGGAGCTGCTGAGCCGGTTCGAGTGGCCCGACCCCGGCATCGACGACGTCGAATGGCTCCGGCAGGTGATGCACGCCTACTTCCGGCTGTTCGCCACGTACCCGGCCATCCTGCAGATCAACGTTCCCTCCAGCGAAGTCGCCGAAGTCGAGGCGCGCATGTCCGAGCAGATCTACGCCCGGCTGGCCCGATTGAAGGTCGATCACCGGACTGCGATCGGGCTGCTGGCCACGCTGATCCGGTTCGTACTCGGCTGCGCCACGCTCTACCCGGCCCGCCGGGCATGGGACGAAGACCCGGAGCACTGGGAGCGGGTCCGGCAACAGTGGACCCGCCTGCCGGCCGAGATGTACCCGGCGATGCACGCCGCCACCACCGACTTCCCGACCTTCACCCAGTGGGACGTCTTCGAGTTCGGTCTCGATGCCATCCTCGCCCCGTTCGGTGGCGCTCGACCGGTGTGA
- a CDS encoding bifunctional 3-(3-hydroxy-phenyl)propionate/3-hydroxycinnamic acid hydroxylase yields the protein MTTNDAGSPSTRTTCDVAVVGYGPVGMTLAALLAQRGVDVLVIERHAQRWALPRAGHLDGETMRTFQGLGIGDAVELVARPMLEWALTRGDHDVLTTIALGESGSGWKADYLSYQPEFEAIIDARARHLGVRVFQGTTAVTLEQNEHRVLLGVRPTDTPDAGLRTVEASFVVGADGAGSFVADALGVRRHDLGFSARPQLVVDFEHHDPDRDLPALQEVCQVLDIRRPHLAGRWSGGRWSRWEFAALAHESREDLEDEAACWGLLRAWGITPEDGRIVRRTVYEFDSLLADHWRSGRVLLAGDAAHTMPPFLGQGMCSGVRDAVNLTWKLAAVLSGDAGQSLLDTYESERMPHVKAMIEMSMAVGDMVLLTDPEAAARRDELLRTEGGPLPPLFPRLGPGLVRRAEQPAASDVDGRPARQGRVVWQGRLALFDDQFPLSGWRLVSRHRVPLDIFDERQRAALTAVGVEFAHISRAAGDDHFVDLDGDYDLWFRETGRKAFLCRPDNYVFGSAATFGELPALIDELAEVLSRYGWDAPSGESGRRSAAAQVVAKAPGR from the coding sequence ATGACCACCAATGATGCTGGGTCTCCTTCCACCCGGACCACGTGCGATGTCGCCGTGGTCGGGTACGGGCCGGTCGGGATGACGCTGGCCGCCCTGCTCGCCCAGCGCGGTGTCGACGTCCTGGTGATCGAGCGGCACGCACAACGCTGGGCGCTGCCGCGCGCCGGCCACCTGGACGGCGAGACCATGCGCACGTTCCAGGGCCTCGGCATCGGCGACGCCGTCGAGCTCGTCGCCCGCCCGATGCTCGAATGGGCGCTCACCCGTGGCGACCACGACGTGCTCACCACGATCGCGCTCGGCGAGAGCGGCTCGGGCTGGAAGGCCGACTACCTCTCCTACCAGCCCGAGTTCGAGGCCATCATCGATGCCAGGGCACGTCACCTGGGCGTTCGGGTGTTCCAGGGGACCACCGCGGTCACGCTGGAGCAGAACGAACACCGAGTGCTTCTCGGCGTCCGCCCGACGGACACTCCGGACGCCGGCCTGCGCACCGTCGAGGCTTCGTTCGTTGTCGGTGCTGACGGAGCCGGCAGTTTCGTGGCCGACGCGCTCGGTGTGCGGCGCCACGACCTCGGGTTTTCGGCCAGGCCGCAGCTCGTCGTCGATTTCGAGCACCACGATCCCGACCGTGACCTGCCTGCGCTGCAAGAGGTGTGCCAGGTTCTCGACATCCGCCGGCCGCATCTGGCGGGCCGGTGGTCGGGCGGCCGGTGGTCCCGCTGGGAGTTCGCCGCACTCGCCCACGAATCCCGCGAAGACCTCGAAGACGAGGCCGCGTGCTGGGGGCTCCTGCGGGCCTGGGGCATCACCCCTGAGGACGGCCGGATCGTCCGGCGCACGGTGTACGAGTTCGACAGCCTGCTCGCTGATCACTGGCGCTCGGGCCGCGTTCTCCTGGCCGGGGACGCCGCCCACACCATGCCGCCGTTTCTGGGGCAGGGTATGTGCTCCGGCGTCCGCGACGCGGTGAACCTCACCTGGAAACTGGCGGCCGTCCTCTCCGGCGACGCCGGCCAGTCGCTGCTCGACACCTACGAGTCCGAGCGGATGCCCCACGTCAAAGCCATGATCGAGATGTCCATGGCCGTCGGTGACATGGTGCTCCTGACCGACCCGGAAGCCGCCGCCCGGCGCGACGAACTGCTGCGCACCGAAGGCGGTCCGCTGCCGCCGTTGTTCCCCCGGCTGGGGCCAGGTCTCGTTCGCAGGGCCGAGCAACCGGCCGCGTCCGATGTGGACGGCCGCCCCGCTCGGCAGGGCCGGGTGGTGTGGCAGGGGAGGCTCGCGCTGTTCGACGACCAGTTCCCCCTGTCCGGCTGGCGGCTTGTTTCACGCCACCGAGTACCGCTGGACATCTTCGACGAAAGACAGCGAGCCGCGCTCACCGCGGTCGGAGTCGAGTTCGCGCATATCTCGCGTGCCGCCGGTGACGACCATTTCGTCGACTTGGATGGGGATTACGACCTGTGGTTCCGCGAGACCGGCCGCAAGGCATTCTTGTGCCGTCCCGACAATTACGTTTTCGGGTCGGCTGCCACGTTCGGCGAACTCCCCGCTCTCATCGACGAGCTGGCCGAAGTCTTGTCACGGTACGGCTGGGACGCCCCTTCGGGTGAATCCGGCCGTCGGAGCGCGGCCGCCCAGGTCGTGGCGAAGGCGCCCGGGCGATAA
- a CDS encoding TetR/AcrR family transcriptional regulator → MAPPRIRRPAEHARQLILQAAEELLIDGGPAAVGVRAVAERVGMTDAGVAHHFRSRQQLLVALLRHGGRRIRDAVDAVVSAWVDDRADVGALIRAIAGVYGQGYAALAVSLHAAGWRDSGTGMLEPVVQVLHTMRSRPRRLADTRLAVAALHQALALDSVYGAAFRRSAGISEATADRPGPQLTWWTNTFRVTLGLDGTE, encoded by the coding sequence ATGGCACCCCCTCGCATCCGCAGACCGGCTGAGCACGCGCGGCAGCTGATCCTCCAGGCCGCCGAAGAGCTGCTGATCGACGGCGGCCCGGCCGCGGTGGGAGTCAGGGCGGTGGCCGAGCGGGTCGGGATGACCGACGCGGGCGTCGCCCACCATTTCCGCAGCCGGCAGCAGCTTCTGGTGGCCCTCCTGCGTCACGGCGGCCGCAGGATCCGTGACGCGGTCGACGCGGTCGTCAGCGCTTGGGTCGACGACCGGGCTGACGTCGGCGCGCTGATCCGGGCCATCGCCGGTGTCTACGGTCAGGGCTACGCGGCGCTGGCCGTGTCGCTGCACGCGGCCGGCTGGCGAGATTCCGGGACCGGCATGCTGGAGCCGGTGGTCCAGGTCCTGCACACCATGCGATCGCGGCCCCGGCGGTTGGCCGATACCCGGCTGGCCGTGGCCGCACTGCACCAGGCGCTGGCCCTCGATTCCGTGTACGGCGCCGCTTTCCGCCGCAGCGCCGGGATCTCCGAGGCAACGGCGGACCGCCCCGGCCCGCAGCTGACATGGTGGACGAACACCTTCCGGGTCACGCTCGGCCTCGACGGTACTGAGTGA
- a CDS encoding eCIS core domain-containing protein, with the protein MAEFAVSQGKAAPPEVHDVLRSPGEPLAEDVRAGMHARFGTDFSQVRVHTDAAAAASAVELGAQAYTVGRHIAFAPGTVAGRQLLTHVVQQGRGDPIGALAVSEPGEAAEHHAARIAGGAPATGIAAAPNMVHRAMFGKPVQHSRLTGDAAVIPLRTFLGYVQEVERANPGDDARATLSRLRVQYYGGGGFADWMKFGQLIPDAPGYDETPPSSPIGEPVIAPKGLGDISRDAREHLLARADENADVRGAGDNPSPYSSLPNGQRVDIGHLLLELDALLHPRTAAPYTTFGVPDKDVSGWVADVGIASVWMTLAEAGHPHPDDPVVLRHQGKAGPPAEYFQSSAPDEDLLGDIDAVRLRGQWAEQRPSTLSSAIRTFYYSTPRPQTRPPTRQASRPGSPRSARRRASPTSAPAARSPGTARYGRNSCSGSTGSTTCTGRAAGPDPRCP; encoded by the coding sequence ATGGCCGAATTCGCCGTGTCCCAAGGCAAGGCCGCGCCGCCGGAGGTGCACGACGTGCTGCGGTCGCCGGGCGAACCGCTGGCCGAAGACGTGCGGGCGGGCATGCACGCCCGGTTCGGCACCGACTTCAGCCAGGTCCGGGTGCACACCGACGCGGCGGCGGCCGCGTCCGCGGTGGAACTCGGCGCGCAGGCCTACACCGTCGGCCGGCACATCGCCTTCGCGCCCGGCACGGTGGCCGGCCGGCAACTGCTCACCCACGTCGTGCAGCAGGGCCGCGGGGATCCGATCGGAGCGCTCGCGGTCAGCGAGCCGGGCGAGGCCGCCGAACACCACGCCGCACGGATCGCCGGCGGCGCCCCCGCCACCGGGATCGCGGCCGCCCCGAACATGGTGCACCGCGCCATGTTCGGCAAGCCGGTCCAGCACAGCAGGCTGACCGGCGACGCGGCGGTCATCCCGCTGCGCACCTTCCTCGGCTACGTGCAGGAGGTGGAGCGGGCGAATCCCGGCGACGACGCGCGGGCCACGCTGTCGCGGCTGCGGGTGCAGTACTACGGCGGCGGGGGATTCGCGGACTGGATGAAGTTCGGCCAGCTGATCCCGGACGCGCCCGGCTACGACGAGACGCCGCCGTCGTCCCCGATCGGCGAGCCGGTGATCGCCCCGAAGGGCCTCGGTGACATCTCGCGGGACGCCCGCGAACACCTGCTCGCCCGTGCCGACGAGAACGCCGACGTGCGGGGCGCCGGCGACAACCCGTCGCCGTATTCGTCGCTGCCGAACGGACAGCGGGTCGACATCGGCCACCTGCTGCTGGAACTCGACGCCCTGCTGCACCCGCGCACCGCGGCGCCCTACACCACCTTCGGCGTGCCGGACAAGGACGTCAGCGGGTGGGTGGCGGACGTGGGCATCGCCTCGGTGTGGATGACCCTGGCCGAGGCCGGCCACCCGCACCCGGATGACCCGGTGGTGCTGCGGCATCAGGGCAAAGCCGGTCCGCCGGCGGAGTACTTCCAGTCCTCCGCGCCGGATGAGGACCTGCTCGGCGATATCGACGCGGTCCGGCTGCGCGGGCAGTGGGCGGAACAACGGCCCAGCACGCTGTCCTCGGCGATCCGGACCTTCTACTACTCCACCCCTCGCCCGCAGACTCGCCCGCCGACTCGCCAGGCGTCGAGGCCCGGTTCACCGCGTTCTGCGCGGCGGAGGGCATCACCTACCAGCGCTCCGGCAGCGCGATCACCTGGGACAGCTCGGTACGGCCGCAACTCGTGCAGCGGGTCGACCGGTTCAACGACCTGTACGGGGCGAGCGGCCGGGCCGGATCCGCGCTGTCCGTGA